Genomic window (Desulforapulum autotrophicum HRM2):
GCGAGATGGACAATACCTTGAGTTGTTGTCCTATTTGCGGATTAAGTTCGACCATGGTTTCAAAGCCATTCTGGAGTACCAGGCAGGCGTCCATATGGCGAAAGAACACTGGAAGAACCGCTTTTCCGGTTTTGGTTGTCTTAATGATTTGTCCGAAAAAATCGGGTGCAGGACCAAGGTCTTTTCTTGCCAGGAGCGTATCAAGCCAGGCTGGCCCCAGGGAAGCACGTGGGTGCATGAGCAACCCAATCTTGCGTCCCCGCAGATCGTCCAACCGTTCAATACCGCTGTCTTGATGTACGAGCAGCATACTCTTTTCCATGATCGATCCGGATGTGATACCGATCACGACCCTATCTCCGGCCACCAGTGCGCCCAGTTCGACGTACTCGTTTACGGTAATGCTGATGCAGTCGACGGCCTTATCGGTTAAAGCTGTGGCAGTCTCAGTGACGTTCTTGAAAATTTTCGGGCAAGTATCGGCAGGAATGCCTCGCTCCTTGGCGATCAATGAAGCCCAGATTTTTACGGCTGCCATGGCATCGTTTTCGTTTACAGCACCAATTACCATTCTGGAGAAACCAACACGGAGCATGGACGATGTCTGGCCGCTGGCATTGAATGGAACAAACAACAGTATAACAACAATGACGCTGAAAGGCCCAAGAAACTGCCGCCACATCAATTGCAGCGCCCTGGTCTGTTATTTTTCATTGTTTTTTCTCAAACGGCATTGTGTGGTTCTCTTTCATTGTCCCTTGAGGGTATTCAGCACCTCGGTTCCCACCATCAGGTTCAATTGCGACAGCAGGGCAATATGGTCATAACGCATTTTGTAATGCTGTGCGGACATCAGTGCATCCATCAACTGTGCCCGGATGACATTTTCAGTTTCCACCAGTTCATATTGGTAGGCCCGAATGTTTAAATCACGGTTTTCCACGGCTGCGTTCATGGCGTCCAGGGTTGCCTGGTGTGATTTTTCGGCGGCGTTCAGGGCAAGGAAGGTATCCCTGATCTGGAGGCTAACCCCCTCCCTGAGGAGAAACTGCTCCTCCTTGATTTTGTCCACAAGGGCCTGTGTTTCAGCCACTTTATTCTGGGTCAGGAAACCACTGAAAATCGGAATTTCAATACCCATACCCACGGTCCAGCCCTCCTTGTTTCGGTCTGTGGCCATGCCACCGTCATAGTCGTTCCACCATTTATGCAGTTCTCCAGTCATTGCAATTTTGGGAAAATGACCGCTTTGAGCTGTGAGGACTGCCCCCTCCGCAGCACGAATGGCGGCCTTGACCTTGGCCCAGTCCGGGTTGAACTGGTAGGCGGTTCCCACAAGGCCGTTCAATTGTCCGGCAAAGGAGGTAAAGGGGATTTGGGTGTCAGTCGGTTTCACACTGGCATCCCATGGCAGGCCCATGGTGTTGGCCAGTGCGGCCTGGGCCATCAACTCGTTTTTCTCCAGCAGGGCAACCATGGACCTCAGGGACTCGACCATGACCTTATTGTCGAGCCAGTCAGTCTTTTTTATTCTGCCGCTGCCCTCTTTATACATGGTTTCCGTGAGGTTGAGGGTGGTCTCCATGCGGGCCAGTGTGTCTTTGCCGATCTGGTGGAGCTGGATTGCCAGTACTGAGCCGAAATACAACCGTTTGACGCTGTCAGCAATTTCCAGGTCAGTGCGCCGGGATTCCTGTTTCATCATTTCAACAACCGCCCTGGTTTGGGCCCTATAGCCTTTGCGCATGCCGCCGTCGTAAAGCAGCCAGGTGGTTTCCATGGTGGCTCTGTATGACTCTTCGTCCATCAATTTAACGTCCTGGGCCGGAACGGTAATATCTCCCACAGGAATGGTCCCCGCACCGGGAATTGTGATCGGGATGGTGCCACCCATGGGTAAAGATATACTGGCAGGGGGAAAGATGAAGTTGGAATATTCGTCCATGCGCTGGTAACCACCCTTGAGGGTGACCTGGGGCCAATATCCGGCAAGGGCCTGGCGGTGCTGGGCTTCGGCCATTTCAACGGCATAGCGGGAGGCCGGGCGTTGGTGGTTATTCTCCAGAGCTGTCTGAAGGCATTCCTCCAGGCTGGCTTGTTGCAGGGTCCCATGGTCACTGTTTTCTGGAGGCGTTTTTGCGTAAACAGAACAATTCATGGAAAAAAGCGTAACCATGGCCAGAAAAATTACAGCACGAACAGTCCTAGTGCTTTGAAACATCATAAAAAGGTATCCTTGTTCAATGCGTAGTCTTTCTATGTCGTTTGAAAAACTGAATGCCATGGAGAACAATACAATGTGAGTTTTTCGATGTCTTTGAACGACTGGATTCAACAAGGAAAAAATCAAAAACCCGATTGAAACCTATCAGATTCAGACGTTTTTGCGCAAGATGTTTTTGAGTAATTCGACCGGGTTAATTCTTTTTCTGGCGCATTCTTTCGATCATTCGTTTCATTTTTTCAGGGTCCGTGTTGGCTGGAATTTTCATGGGGGGCTGGCTGGACATCCGATCCTGGAGAACATGCTCCTGGTAAGCCTGGATACGGGTACCATTCTGCCAGTGACCGGTTGCTTTGGCAGTGGTGATTCCCGTTAGGAACGCAGCAATTATAACCAGGGCGATTTTTCGTTGATCCATGGGCACCTTTCCGGAAACAAGAGAGAACCCAATGGCGTTTGGGGCAGGGCAGACATCAACACACCTGAGGCAGGCAGAGCATTCCAGGGAGTTGATGGTCTCGTTTTCCATGATGGAAATCCTTCCAGGACACATCGTTTCACATTTTCCGCATTTGATGCAGTTGTTTTTGTCCCGTTTGATTTTGCCCAGGCTGAAAAAGCTGATCACCCCGAGAAGTGCACCATAGGGGCAAAGATAACGGCACCAGAAGTTTTTGACGATGATGGACAGGATGATCAGCACGGAGATCACACAAAGGGAGGTTGTCGAAATATTGGTGAAAAAGTCCAGCATTTTGATATCTGCAAAGGTATTGTAGGGGCTCTGGATGAACTGTTCAACGGCTGCAAGGGGCATTTTAAAAAAAACACTCCAAACAAAAAAACCGGCAATGGTGTATTTGATTGCCCGCAACGGCAGATCCACCCATGTGGGAAGATGGACCGGTCGTTTAAACAACCAGGAATGGATCTTTGCCAGGCCATCGGACATCAGACCAATGGGGCAGACCCAGCTGCAGAATCCTTTTCTGACCACCAGGGCCGTGGTGCAGACAATAAGAAAGATCACCAGTGCCGATGGATGTACGGTATTAAAAACGCCGGTGAACAAAAAATATTTGAGGCTGATCAGGGCGCTGATGGGAAGAAAGGCTTCCACCCCGGGCGGCCTTTCCAGGGTTGGCATAGCCCCTGATTCAAGTTGAGCAACAAACAGATAGAACATGATGCCCATAAACAGGGATATGGCGAGGAATAGACTCTGTACCGCCTGCCTCATGGAAATCAGATCTTTGAAGGAATGGGTGGTTGTTGTTGATGGATGGGAATGGTTGGTCATTTTATGTTAAATCCTTTGCATTTGATGGAACCATACCATTGGTTAAAATGGCAGGCCAGGTCTTGCCCCCTTTAAACATACCCCTTGGCAAGGGGGGGTCTTACCATACAATGGGTGTTCAAAACAAATCATCTTCACAAAAAAGTATAGTTTTTTTAAAAAAAAAGTTTGACATTGAACTGGCCGGTCATGTATATGACTGGTCGGTCACATCTATGACTTGGCGGTCATTTTTATGGCCTGATCGTTTAATGTCCATGAATATAGGGGTCCCTCTATCGACCGGAGGGACCCTGTATTATTTTAAAACAAGGAGATTGGCCATGACCAGGGTCAGCAGAAAAAAAGAATTGCTGGACAATATGATCCGCCAGGAGGTCGCAACAACGGTCCTGGACCTTATATCCCGGGACCAGCCCGTTACCATGGATGGAATCGCCGCACAGTGCGGGGTGGCCAAGGGTACCTTGTACAACTATTTCAAGAACAAAAAACAACTGATCGATTATGTTCACCATGCCATCATAACCCCCAAGATCAAAAACCACCAGGCCATATTTGAGTCTGAAAATTCTCCCGCAACCAAACTGCATGGTTTTGTTGACGAAGTCTTTGGTTTCCAAGAGGCGTATCCCCTCTACTTCCAGTTTGTCCAGAGCCAGAGGACCGCATGTGAGGCTGACAAAGAACGGTTTGAGATTGCCATCCTGCCCCTGGTCAATCTCTGCCGGGAAGGAAGCCGAAAGGGGGTGTTTGTGAATCTTGATCCGTTTGTAATGGCCTCAATGATTTTCGGCACGGTAATCGGCCCGATGCAAACCCTTCAGAACAGGGACGAAAATAGCCGGGACATGAAAAAAATCAAACAGGATGTTATCTGTCTGCTCGACAGAATGATACTCAATCAACAGGAGAAAGCATGAAATTAAAATTATTTTCAGGTGTCATTGCAGCCGCTATTGTGGGCCTTGGCTACCTGTGGGTCACAGACCACAGTTCCATGGCCCAGGCCCAGATTGAAACACAAAAGACGGTCACGCCGCCACCGGTGGAGGTCAACGTTTATACTGTGAAATCGGAGTCCGTGGTATTTACCCGTGACCTGCCCGGCCGGACATCGGCCTTCCAGGTTGCCGAAATCCGGCCCCAGGTGACCGGGATCATCCTCAAGCGTCTGTTTACAGAGGGAAGCCATGTGGCGAAGGGGCAGCAGTTGTACCAGATTGATCCGGCCACCTACCAGGTCGCATATGACTCTGCCGCAGCCAGCCTTGCCAAAATAGAGGCCGACCTCAAGGCCCTAGCGCCCAAAGTGGAACGCTATACCCGACTGGTCAAGATGGGCGGGGTCAGCCAGCAGGCCTATGATGATGCCGTGGCTGAACTTGCCCAGGCCCGGGCTGGGGTTGCCGTTGCAACGGCCAATCTGGCAGCGGCCAGGATCAACCTGGATTATACAAAGGTTTTTGCACCCATTTCCGGGCGGATCGGCAGATCTTCGGTCACCCAGGGCGCCCTGGTTACGGCCAATCAGACCACGGCCCTGGCCACAATTCAAAATTTTGACCAGATCTACGTGGATGTGAACCAGTCCAGTGCAGAGCTCATGCGTCTGCGTCGCCAGATGAAAATCAGGGACCGAAATCCCGAGGCCCTCTTGATTCTGGACAATGAAACCCAGCCCTTTGCCGGCAAGGGACAGATCATGTTTTCCGATGTCACCGTGGACCCGGGAACGGGCATGGTTCAGCTTCGGATTCTGTTTTCCAACCCGGACAACCAGTTGTTGCCCGGTCTCTTTGTCAGGGCCAGGGTGGAAAAGTCCCGCCAGGACGAGGCCATCATGATTCCCCAACAGTCCCTGGTGCGCAATGCCGACGGCACCACTGCGGTATGGATTGTTGATGCTGCAAACACCGTAAATATCCTCAGCGTCACCGTTTCAGAGGCCATTGGAGACAAATGGCTGGTAACGGCAGGCCTTGCGCCCGGAGACCGGATTGTAACCGAAGGACTGCAGAAGATCCGCCCCAGGGCAACGGTCACCCCCGTGGACGATCAAACCACCAACAGCTGATAACCGGCAGGGCCGGAGCAGATATGGCTTATGGCCCCAACGAATTTTGAAACGCCTCTGATTGCAGTGCTTCAGTGGGTGTTTCATTTGAACAGGAAAAAAGAATGTCCAAGTTTTTTATAGAAAGGCCCATCTTTGCGTGGGTGATTGCCATCGTCATCATGCTGGCGGGGCTTTTTGCCGTTGTGACCCTGCCGGTGGAGCAGTATCCCAAGATCGCTCCTCCCAGCATCAGCATCTCCACCTCATATCCCGGTGCATCGGCAGAGGTGGTTGAGAACAGCGTTGCCCAGGTCATTGAACAGAACCTGACCGGGATTGATTATCTCAGGTATTTTTCATCGTCCAGCGACTCCAACGGGCAGTTGACCATTACCCTGACCTTTGAGCCCGAGGCAGATCCAGATATTGCCCAGGTGCAGGTCCAGAACAAGGTTCAGGCCGTCAAGAGTCTGCTTCCCCAAGCGGTTCAGACCCAGGGGGTGACGGTAAAAAAAGCTTCAAAAAGCTTTCTCCTGGTGGCCGGAATCTATTCCGAGGACGGAAAGATGAGCGGTAATGACATCTCTGACTATATTAAATCCAACATGGCCGAAACCCTCAGCCGGGTCCAGGGTGTGGGAGATCTGACCGTGTTTGGAGATCAGCATTCCATGCGGATCTGGATCAACCCGGAAAAACTTCATTCCTACAGCCTGATGCCTTCGGATATCACGGCCGCCATCCAGGCCAGAAATGTGGATGTCACCTCGGGCCAGCTCGGCGGCTCTCCTGCTGTTGCGGGTCAGCAGCTCAACGCCTCCATCTCTGTCCAGTCCAAGCTCAAAACCGTGGCTGATTTCGAGAACATCCTGGTTAAGGTCAATGGTGACGGATCCCAGGTCAGGCTCGGGGATCTGGCAAGGGTGGAATTGGGGTCCCAATCCTACAGCCGGATCGCCAGGTACAAGGGCATGGAGGCCTCGGCCATGGCCGTAACCCTTTCCACCGGGGCCAATGCCCTGGAAACGGCCAGCCGGGTCAAGGCCAAGATCAAGGAGTTGTCCGCCTTTATGCCCCAGGGGTTGAATGTGGCATATCCCTACGATACCACTCCCTTTGTGAAGCTTTCCATTGAAGAGGTGGTCAAGACCCTGATCGAGGCAATTGTTCTAGTTTTCTTTGTCATGTACCTGTTCTTGCAGAATTTCAGGGCCACTCTGATTCCCACCATTGCCGTTCCAGTGGTACTCCTTGGCACCTTTGGGGTGCTGTCCGCCTTTGGGTTCAGCATCAACGTACTTACCATGTTCGCCATGGTTCTGGCCATCGGCCTTCTGGTGGACGACGCCATTGTGGTGGTGGAAAATGTGGAGCGGGTCATGGGAGAAACCGGACTGTCTCCCAAGGAGGCCACCCGTCAGTCCATGTCCCAGATTACGGGTGCCCTGGTGGGCATTGCCATGGTTCTTTCGGCTGTGTTCATCCCCATGGCCTTTTTCAGCGGGGCCACCGGTGCCATTTACCGCCAGTTTTCCATTACCATTGTATCGGCCATGGTTCTGTCCGTTATCGTGGCCCTGGTATTGACTCCGGCCCTTTGTTCCACCTTTCTTAAACCTGTGAAAAAGGGGCATAATCTGGGGAAAAAGGGGTTTTTTGGCTGGTTTAACAAAAGTTTTGACGCTGGAAAGTCCATTTACCGGAAAAGTGTGGGATATGCAGCCACCAGGGCCGTAAGGTTCATCATCGTCTACCTTATCATTGTGGGCGGTCTGGTGTACATGTTCAAGGGACTGCCCACCGCATTTTTGCCGGATGAAGACCAGGGTACCCTGATGATGATGATCTCGGCCCCGCCCGGGGCCACCATGGAAAGGACCCTTGCGAGTATCAAAAAGGTGGAGGCCTATTTTCTCAACGAGGAGGCCGAGAATGTCAACGGTCTGTTTACGGTCACAGGGTTCAGCTTTGCCGGAAACGGCCAGAATGTGGGCCTGGGATTTGTCCAGTTAACGGACTGGGACGAACGGCAGCGCCCGGACCAGAAGTCCGCCGCCATTGCCCAGCGGGCAATGAAGAATCTTTATGGCATCAAGGATGCCATGGTGTACGCCTTTATTCCACCGCCCATCAACGAACTGGGAAATGCCACAGGGTTTGACTTCCAGCTGGTGGACCGGGCAGGCCTGGGCCACACCGCCCTGATTGCGGCCCGAAACCAGATGCTG
Coding sequences:
- a CDS encoding phosphate/phosphite/phosphonate ABC transporter substrate-binding protein codes for the protein MWRQFLGPFSVIVVILLFVPFNASGQTSSMLRVGFSRMVIGAVNENDAMAAVKIWASLIAKERGIPADTCPKIFKNVTETATALTDKAVDCISITVNEYVELGALVAGDRVVIGITSGSIMEKSMLLVHQDSGIERLDDLRGRKIGLLMHPRASLGPAWLDTLLARKDLGPAPDFFGQIIKTTKTGKAVLPVFFRHMDACLVLQNGFETMVELNPQIGQQLKVLSISPPVVPILFCFRADYNTPVRQEVMDELSLWHLNPAGRQILTLFQTDSLEEHPVSSLDSALELLAEHRRLCDKRMEGADTDATAKP
- a CDS encoding efflux RND transporter periplasmic adaptor subunit: MKLKLFSGVIAAAIVGLGYLWVTDHSSMAQAQIETQKTVTPPPVEVNVYTVKSESVVFTRDLPGRTSAFQVAEIRPQVTGIILKRLFTEGSHVAKGQQLYQIDPATYQVAYDSAAASLAKIEADLKALAPKVERYTRLVKMGGVSQQAYDDAVAELAQARAGVAVATANLAAARINLDYTKVFAPISGRIGRSSVTQGALVTANQTTALATIQNFDQIYVDVNQSSAELMRLRRQMKIRDRNPEALLILDNETQPFAGKGQIMFSDVTVDPGTGMVQLRILFSNPDNQLLPGLFVRARVEKSRQDEAIMIPQQSLVRNADGTTAVWIVDAANTVNILSVTVSEAIGDKWLVTAGLAPGDRIVTEGLQKIRPRATVTPVDDQTTNS
- a CDS encoding TetR/AcrR family transcriptional regulator, translated to MTRVSRKKELLDNMIRQEVATTVLDLISRDQPVTMDGIAAQCGVAKGTLYNYFKNKKQLIDYVHHAIITPKIKNHQAIFESENSPATKLHGFVDEVFGFQEAYPLYFQFVQSQRTACEADKERFEIAILPLVNLCREGSRKGVFVNLDPFVMASMIFGTVIGPMQTLQNRDENSRDMKKIKQDVICLLDRMILNQQEKA
- a CDS encoding efflux RND transporter permease subunit, which translates into the protein MSKFFIERPIFAWVIAIVIMLAGLFAVVTLPVEQYPKIAPPSISISTSYPGASAEVVENSVAQVIEQNLTGIDYLRYFSSSSDSNGQLTITLTFEPEADPDIAQVQVQNKVQAVKSLLPQAVQTQGVTVKKASKSFLLVAGIYSEDGKMSGNDISDYIKSNMAETLSRVQGVGDLTVFGDQHSMRIWINPEKLHSYSLMPSDITAAIQARNVDVTSGQLGGSPAVAGQQLNASISVQSKLKTVADFENILVKVNGDGSQVRLGDLARVELGSQSYSRIARYKGMEASAMAVTLSTGANALETASRVKAKIKELSAFMPQGLNVAYPYDTTPFVKLSIEEVVKTLIEAIVLVFFVMYLFLQNFRATLIPTIAVPVVLLGTFGVLSAFGFSINVLTMFAMVLAIGLLVDDAIVVVENVERVMGETGLSPKEATRQSMSQITGALVGIAMVLSAVFIPMAFFSGATGAIYRQFSITIVSAMVLSVIVALVLTPALCSTFLKPVKKGHNLGKKGFFGWFNKSFDAGKSIYRKSVGYAATRAVRFIIVYLIIVGGLVYMFKGLPTAFLPDEDQGTLMMMISAPPGATMERTLASIKKVEAYFLNEEAENVNGLFTVTGFSFAGNGQNVGLGFVQLTDWDERQRPDQKSAAIAQRAMKNLYGIKDAMVYAFIPPPINELGNATGFDFQLVDRAGLGHTALIAARNQMLGMASQNPKLVGVRPNGLADVPQYKLDIDYEKAEALGVSTSDITSVVSTAWGSAYVNDFMDKGRVKKVYMQGDTQFRMLPQDINLWYVRNSRGEMVPFSSFAKGIWDYGSPKLERYNGSSSQEILGAPAPGVSSGEAMEIIEDLAQNLPQGIGLDWTGISYEERMAGSQTTLLYSVSLLFVFLCLAALYESWSIPFSVMLVVPLGVIGSVGATLWAGLSNDVYFQIGLLTTIGLAAKNAILIVAFAKELYEKGTDLVTAAKIAAEQRLRPILMTSFAFILGVTPLAVANGAGSASQNAIGIGVIGGMAAATSLAIIFVPLFFVILEKMTEKRKKAGPAIKEVTHAQ
- a CDS encoding 4Fe-4S binding protein — its product is MTNHSHPSTTTTHSFKDLISMRQAVQSLFLAISLFMGIMFYLFVAQLESGAMPTLERPPGVEAFLPISALISLKYFLFTGVFNTVHPSALVIFLIVCTTALVVRKGFCSWVCPIGLMSDGLAKIHSWLFKRPVHLPTWVDLPLRAIKYTIAGFFVWSVFFKMPLAAVEQFIQSPYNTFADIKMLDFFTNISTTSLCVISVLIILSIIVKNFWCRYLCPYGALLGVISFFSLGKIKRDKNNCIKCGKCETMCPGRISIMENETINSLECSACLRCVDVCPAPNAIGFSLVSGKVPMDQRKIALVIIAAFLTGITTAKATGHWQNGTRIQAYQEHVLQDRMSSQPPMKIPANTDPEKMKRMIERMRQKKN
- a CDS encoding TolC family protein; amino-acid sequence: MVTLFSMNCSVYAKTPPENSDHGTLQQASLEECLQTALENNHQRPASRYAVEMAEAQHRQALAGYWPQVTLKGGYQRMDEYSNFIFPPASISLPMGGTIPITIPGAGTIPVGDITVPAQDVKLMDEESYRATMETTWLLYDGGMRKGYRAQTRAVVEMMKQESRRTDLEIADSVKRLYFGSVLAIQLHQIGKDTLARMETTLNLTETMYKEGSGRIKKTDWLDNKVMVESLRSMVALLEKNELMAQAALANTMGLPWDASVKPTDTQIPFTSFAGQLNGLVGTAYQFNPDWAKVKAAIRAAEGAVLTAQSGHFPKIAMTGELHKWWNDYDGGMATDRNKEGWTVGMGIEIPIFSGFLTQNKVAETQALVDKIKEEQFLLREGVSLQIRDTFLALNAAEKSHQATLDAMNAAVENRDLNIRAYQYELVETENVIRAQLMDALMSAQHYKMRYDHIALLSQLNLMVGTEVLNTLKGQ